The following are encoded in a window of Halosolutus halophilus genomic DNA:
- a CDS encoding amino acid ABC transporter ATP-binding protein, producing the protein MTLDATDVHHGYGTDPVFEGVSLSVTPGEVVAIIGPSGVGKSTLLRLLALFDPPDRGSIEFDGVDVWRVSEQRRLEYRRRIGMVFQDASLFDTSVRRNAAYGIRVRQSWPDRVRHELASIVGRANGTGDALDALDVVGLREYADQDATSLSGGEAQRVAFARALAYDPDLLLLDEPTSDLDPRNTSVIEDAVRKARDRGIGVVVATHDMNQAERIADRVAVLLGNRILEVGPADRVFENPSDDRTRKFIEGELIY; encoded by the coding sequence ATGACGCTCGACGCGACGGACGTGCACCACGGCTACGGCACCGACCCCGTCTTCGAGGGCGTTTCCCTGTCGGTCACTCCCGGCGAGGTCGTCGCGATCATCGGCCCCTCGGGCGTCGGGAAGTCCACCCTGCTCCGATTGCTCGCACTCTTCGACCCCCCGGATCGCGGGTCGATCGAGTTCGACGGCGTCGACGTCTGGCGGGTGTCCGAACAGCGACGCCTCGAGTACCGGCGGCGGATCGGGATGGTCTTCCAGGACGCGAGCCTCTTCGACACGAGCGTCCGCCGGAACGCCGCGTACGGCATCCGGGTTCGCCAGTCGTGGCCCGATCGGGTTCGTCACGAACTCGCGAGTATCGTCGGCCGGGCCAACGGAACCGGCGACGCGCTCGACGCGCTCGACGTCGTCGGGTTACGCGAGTACGCCGACCAGGACGCGACGTCGCTCTCCGGCGGCGAGGCCCAGCGGGTCGCGTTCGCCCGTGCGCTCGCGTACGATCCCGACCTGCTCCTGCTCGACGAACCGACGTCCGACCTGGATCCGCGAAACACGTCGGTCATCGAGGACGCCGTTCGCAAGGCGCGCGACCGCGGGATCGGCGTCGTCGTCGCGACCCACGACATGAACCAGGCCGAGCGAATCGCGGATCGGGTCGCCGTCCTCCTCGGGAACCGGATTCTCGAGGTCGGCCCCGCCGATCGGGTGTTCGAGAACCCGAGCGACGATCGCACCCGGAAATTTATCGAGGGAGAACTGATATACTGA
- a CDS encoding ABC transporter permease: MIAESIATVPAFAEGIAIASPLAEFPFEWNYVRSIVRVSLYVSLLAVTLSTVCSVPIALLVGFAEFRGKGLVTSVINTGMGFPSVVVGLLVLFLVSSQGPLGSLDLVFTPEAMIMSQFVLATPVITGVSVAAVSSVEETVRDAAYAVGGTRVDVALVTIKEARYGIATAVLAGFGRAISEVGSVLIVGGNIAGPNGTSKTRTLTTAIQLEARQGRFDTALLLGGILVVLVLIVNAIVIRLGSDDGGYR, encoded by the coding sequence ATGATAGCGGAAAGCATTGCGACCGTGCCGGCGTTCGCCGAGGGCATTGCGATCGCGTCGCCGCTCGCGGAGTTCCCCTTCGAGTGGAACTACGTGCGAAGCATCGTCCGCGTCTCGCTGTACGTCAGTCTCCTCGCGGTCACGCTGAGCACCGTCTGTAGCGTCCCGATCGCGCTCCTCGTCGGATTCGCGGAGTTTCGCGGGAAGGGGCTGGTCACCTCGGTCATCAACACCGGCATGGGGTTCCCGAGCGTCGTCGTCGGACTCCTCGTCCTGTTTCTGGTGTCCAGCCAGGGACCGCTCGGCTCGCTCGACCTCGTGTTCACTCCGGAGGCGATGATCATGTCGCAGTTCGTCCTCGCGACGCCGGTTATCACCGGGGTGAGCGTCGCCGCAGTGAGCAGCGTCGAGGAGACCGTCCGCGACGCGGCGTACGCTGTCGGCGGGACGCGGGTCGACGTCGCCCTCGTAACGATCAAGGAAGCGCGGTACGGGATCGCGACGGCGGTCCTGGCAGGGTTCGGCCGCGCGATCAGCGAGGTCGGGTCCGTCCTCATCGTCGGCGGCAACATCGCCGGCCCGAATGGCACCTCGAAGACGCGGACGCTCACGACCGCGATCCAGCTAGAGGCCCGCCAGGGCCGGTTCGACACCGCGTTGCTCCTCGGCGGGATCCTCGTCGTGCTCGTCCTGATCGTCAACGCGATCGTGATTCGGCTCGGAAGCGACGACGGGGGGTACCGATGA
- a CDS encoding substrate-binding domain-containing protein: protein MSIQRRTFVAAVGSAAAIGVAGCTSLTSDESDDGPGISGETLTLTTTTSTDDTGLLDELNAPFEDRYGVTVDTVAQGTGAALKTARNGDSDVVMVHARSLEDEFMEEGYGVNRRDLMFNDFVVVGGTDDPAGIAGSEEVTTAFQAIADSESMFVSRGDNSGTHTKELALWEESGLDRESFGEWYMEAGQGMGEVLVQANEQGAYTLADRGTYLSMQSNIDLEIHVQGPVEGGPELLMNPYGIVAVNPAVHDVNYDLALAYIGYITGPEGQSIIENYTVEGEQLFFPEALSEDPNFRQYVPEEWNWEDGGSPDGDSESE from the coding sequence ATGTCGATACAACGGCGGACGTTCGTGGCCGCGGTCGGAAGCGCCGCCGCGATCGGAGTCGCCGGCTGTACGTCGCTCACCAGCGACGAATCCGACGACGGGCCGGGTATCAGCGGTGAGACGCTCACGCTGACGACGACGACGAGCACCGACGACACGGGGCTACTCGACGAACTGAACGCGCCCTTCGAGGACCGGTACGGCGTCACCGTCGACACCGTCGCGCAGGGGACGGGCGCAGCGCTCAAAACCGCCCGGAACGGGGACTCGGACGTCGTGATGGTCCACGCCCGATCGCTCGAGGACGAGTTCATGGAAGAAGGCTACGGCGTCAACCGACGCGACCTCATGTTCAACGACTTCGTCGTCGTCGGCGGAACCGACGATCCGGCGGGCATCGCGGGGAGCGAGGAGGTGACGACCGCGTTCCAGGCGATCGCCGACTCGGAGTCGATGTTCGTCTCCCGTGGCGACAACTCCGGGACGCACACGAAGGAACTCGCGCTCTGGGAGGAATCGGGGCTCGATCGTGAGAGCTTCGGCGAGTGGTACATGGAGGCCGGACAGGGCATGGGCGAGGTACTCGTCCAGGCCAACGAGCAGGGGGCCTACACGCTGGCCGATCGCGGAACCTACCTGTCGATGCAGAGCAACATCGACCTCGAGATTCACGTTCAGGGGCCCGTCGAGGGCGGGCCGGAACTGCTGATGAACCCGTACGGGATCGTCGCCGTCAACCCGGCCGTCCACGACGTGAACTACGACCTCGCGCTGGCGTACATCGGCTACATCACGGGCCCCGAGGGACAGTCGATCATCGAGAACTACACCGTCGAGGGCGAACAGTTGTTCTTCCCGGAGGCCCTGTCGGAGGACCCGAACTTCCGACAGTACGTCCCCGAGGAGTGGAACTGGGAGGACGGCGGTAGCCCGGACGGTGATTCGGAGTCGGAATGA
- a CDS encoding helicase C-terminal domain-containing protein, with translation MNPDRIFEAFPAPSYRGAQEQALRDIRDAFAAGNDVVLVRAPTGSGKSLLARSIAGCARTIDEADPSEASGAYYTTPQVSQLDDVAADELLADLNVIRGKSNYTCILPDERDTPVNQAPCVRERGYDCSVKHRCPYFSDRAIASNREIAAMTLAYFMQTAGSEVFRKRDVVVVDEAHGLAEWAEMYATIQLGPRTVPFWDELRVPAVDSVDRAARYAEALAQQCERRKDDLLASESLTPAEVRERDRLQELVGELDWFVSDYRDPGSPTTWLVDQSESGSDDAGDDGDEPKGGPLTIKPMNPEKYLQHTVWDRGNRFALLSATILNKEAFCRQVGLDPAVVALVDVPHTFPVENRPLYDVTQGKMTYEHRSETTPKIARTIVRIMQAHPDEKGLVHAHSYDIQERLADLLADFGVGDRVRTHSREDRDADLEAWKAADDPDVFLSVKMEEALDLKGDFCRWQVLCKAPFLNTSDSRVAHRLEEGQWAWYFRTALRTVIQGCGRVVRAPDDHGATYLADASLLDLFDRARSDMPDWFAAQVDRMDEPELPAFEPQAALADESTSGVSTGRDRTDRDTAPSRGRSGRTSRSSPLADVWNTDE, from the coding sequence GTGAACCCCGATCGGATCTTCGAGGCGTTCCCCGCGCCGAGCTATCGCGGGGCCCAGGAGCAGGCCCTCCGTGACATCCGCGACGCCTTCGCTGCGGGCAACGACGTCGTGCTCGTCCGTGCGCCGACGGGAAGCGGCAAGTCCCTGCTCGCGCGGTCGATCGCGGGCTGTGCCCGGACGATCGACGAGGCCGACCCGAGCGAGGCCTCGGGGGCCTACTACACGACCCCGCAAGTGTCGCAACTCGACGACGTCGCGGCCGACGAACTGCTCGCCGATCTGAACGTCATCCGCGGGAAGTCCAACTACACCTGCATCCTGCCGGACGAACGCGACACGCCGGTCAACCAGGCCCCCTGCGTCCGCGAGCGCGGCTACGACTGTTCGGTCAAGCACCGCTGTCCGTACTTCTCCGATCGCGCGATCGCCTCTAATCGGGAAATAGCGGCGATGACGCTCGCCTATTTCATGCAGACCGCGGGCAGCGAGGTCTTTCGCAAGCGCGACGTCGTGGTCGTCGACGAGGCTCACGGGCTCGCCGAGTGGGCGGAGATGTACGCGACCATCCAGCTGGGGCCCCGAACGGTGCCCTTCTGGGACGAGTTGCGCGTCCCCGCGGTCGACAGCGTCGATCGGGCCGCCCGCTACGCGGAGGCGCTCGCCCAGCAGTGCGAGCGCCGGAAGGACGACCTCCTCGCCAGCGAGTCGCTGACGCCCGCAGAGGTGCGCGAACGCGATCGGTTGCAGGAACTCGTCGGGGAACTCGACTGGTTCGTCTCGGACTACCGCGACCCGGGGAGCCCGACGACGTGGCTGGTCGACCAGTCCGAATCCGGCTCCGACGACGCCGGCGACGACGGTGACGAACCGAAGGGCGGCCCGCTGACGATCAAGCCGATGAACCCCGAGAAGTACCTCCAGCACACGGTCTGGGACCGCGGGAACAGGTTCGCGCTGCTGTCGGCGACGATTCTCAACAAGGAGGCGTTCTGCCGACAGGTCGGCCTCGATCCCGCGGTCGTCGCGCTCGTCGACGTCCCGCACACGTTCCCCGTCGAGAACCGCCCGCTGTACGACGTCACGCAGGGGAAGATGACCTACGAGCACCGGTCGGAGACGACGCCGAAGATCGCCCGCACGATCGTCCGGATCATGCAGGCCCATCCCGACGAGAAGGGGCTGGTCCACGCCCACTCCTACGACATCCAGGAGCGACTCGCCGACCTCCTCGCCGATTTCGGCGTCGGCGATCGGGTCCGGACCCACAGCCGGGAGGACCGCGACGCCGACCTCGAGGCGTGGAAGGCGGCCGACGACCCCGACGTCTTCCTCTCGGTCAAGATGGAGGAGGCGCTGGACCTCAAGGGAGACTTCTGCCGTTGGCAGGTGCTGTGCAAGGCTCCGTTCCTCAACACGAGCGACTCCCGGGTGGCCCACCGACTCGAGGAGGGCCAGTGGGCGTGGTACTTCCGGACCGCGCTGCGGACCGTGATCCAGGGTTGTGGCCGGGTCGTTCGCGCGCCGGACGATCACGGCGCGACGTACCTCGCGGACGCGAGTCTGCTCGATCTGTTCGATCGCGCCCGGTCGGACATGCCGGACTGGTTCGCCGCGCAGGTCGATCGGATGGACGAACCGGAACTGCCGGCGTTCGAGCCGCAGGCTGCACTCGCGGACGAATCGACGTCGGGGGTGTCCACGGGCCGGGACCGGACCGATCGCGACACCGCGCCGTCGCGGGGTCGATCCGGACGAACGTCACGTTCGAGCCCGCTCGCCGACGTCTGGAACACGGACGAATAG
- a CDS encoding helix-turn-helix transcriptional regulator, whose product MTDEQDRGIGYLSGSPARVDVLDRLTDGPAQPADLVSFADVSRTTVHRTLGELTDRGWVARVDGGYVATTTGELALESYQRTRRRFRTLERVEPFLSRVDVGAAELEVDWFRTAELAVATETNPHRPIEWYADRLAAAVGNGDRLRGISPVINRQFLTIHAPIIRSGTSTTLVLGESTFEVATERYADRFRQSLSLDRYELYVTEESPSMGLALVGETVFLGACDDSGHLVVAVESTNPRLREWATCRYRWRKTNARRIDSVAIDGPVRGE is encoded by the coding sequence ATGACCGACGAGCAGGACCGGGGGATCGGTTATCTCTCGGGGTCGCCCGCCCGCGTCGACGTTCTCGATCGACTGACCGACGGTCCCGCCCAGCCCGCCGACCTCGTCTCGTTCGCCGACGTCTCCCGGACGACGGTCCACCGAACACTGGGCGAGCTAACCGATCGCGGTTGGGTGGCCCGCGTCGACGGCGGCTACGTGGCCACCACGACCGGCGAACTGGCCCTCGAATCCTACCAGCGCACACGGAGACGATTCAGGACGCTCGAACGGGTCGAGCCGTTTCTCTCCCGAGTCGACGTCGGCGCCGCCGAACTCGAGGTCGACTGGTTTCGGACGGCCGAACTGGCGGTCGCGACCGAAACGAACCCACACCGGCCGATCGAGTGGTACGCCGATCGGCTCGCGGCCGCGGTGGGGAACGGCGATAGACTCCGTGGCATCTCGCCCGTCATCAATCGCCAGTTCCTGACGATCCACGCGCCGATCATCCGCTCCGGGACGTCGACGACGCTCGTGCTCGGCGAATCGACGTTCGAGGTCGCGACGGAGCGCTACGCCGATCGGTTCCGGCAGTCGCTCTCGCTCGACCGCTACGAACTGTACGTCACCGAGGAGTCCCCGTCGATGGGACTCGCGCTCGTCGGGGAGACGGTGTTTCTCGGTGCCTGCGACGACAGCGGCCACCTGGTCGTCGCCGTCGAGAGTACGAACCCCCGACTCCGGGAGTGGGCGACCTGTCGCTACCGGTGGCGGAAGACGAACGCGCGCCGGATCGACTCGGTAGCGATCGACGGCCCGGTTCGAGGTGAGTGA
- a CDS encoding class I SAM-dependent methyltransferase — protein MTEDPDASESLEPSLPGPDAAPLAAIVEKSRTETAIESLRDEGVYDDSRRVRGVSGAKPSDTRIARDLWSREPCEREQGAREQTENKATRERGDREGGPDRIALPVTEPPTETQVLEVVRQVDPEPRTRDLADLLADRGWSEAEIGAAPGSWAVVGSVVLVTVPEDCPDEEDLGEALLELHGEADSVLADEGIANDGAAGTYREPRTRHVAGERDTETVHVEHGTRYGLDPATVMFSPGNQAERARMGDLVAADEHVFDMFAGIGYFTLPMARAGARVTATERNPTAFRYLVENAMLNDVADRVDAYMTDCRDLAGDLAVDRVVMGYYGSAADAPDEEDRDRDERDDRARDDEAYTFLDDALAALRPGGVVHYHEATPEPRLWDRPIERLERAAEDADRDLTVLDRRRVKSHSAGVDHVVVDARFG, from the coding sequence ATGACTGAGGACCCCGACGCGAGCGAGTCGCTCGAACCGTCGCTCCCCGGCCCGGACGCCGCCCCGCTGGCCGCGATCGTCGAGAAATCGCGGACGGAGACCGCGATCGAGTCGCTGCGCGACGAGGGCGTCTACGACGACTCGCGGCGGGTGAGAGGGGTGAGCGGAGCGAAGCCCTCGGATACGCGAATAGCGCGGGACCTCTGGTCCCGCGAACCGTGCGAACGGGAGCAAGGGGCCCGTGAGCAGACGGAGAACAAAGCGACCCGTGAGCGCGGGGATCGCGAGGGTGGACCCGATCGGATCGCGCTCCCGGTAACGGAGCCGCCGACGGAGACGCAGGTACTTGAGGTCGTCCGACAGGTCGATCCCGAGCCCCGGACGCGGGACCTGGCGGACCTGCTCGCCGATCGAGGCTGGAGCGAGGCCGAGATCGGGGCCGCGCCGGGTTCGTGGGCCGTCGTCGGCTCCGTCGTTCTCGTGACGGTGCCCGAGGACTGTCCCGACGAAGAGGACCTCGGCGAGGCGCTGCTCGAACTGCACGGCGAGGCCGACAGCGTGCTGGCCGACGAGGGGATCGCGAACGACGGCGCGGCGGGCACCTACCGCGAGCCCCGGACCCGCCACGTCGCGGGCGAGCGGGACACCGAGACCGTCCACGTCGAACACGGCACCCGGTACGGCCTCGACCCCGCGACGGTGATGTTCTCGCCGGGCAACCAGGCCGAACGGGCGCGAATGGGTGACCTCGTCGCGGCGGACGAGCACGTCTTCGACATGTTCGCCGGCATCGGCTACTTCACGCTCCCGATGGCCCGCGCCGGCGCGCGGGTGACGGCGACGGAACGTAATCCGACCGCGTTCCGCTATCTCGTCGAGAACGCGATGCTCAACGACGTGGCCGATCGGGTCGATGCCTACATGACCGACTGCCGGGACCTCGCCGGCGACCTCGCGGTCGATCGGGTCGTGATGGGGTACTACGGGAGCGCGGCCGACGCGCCCGACGAGGAGGACCGCGATCGGGACGAACGGGACGACCGCGCGCGCGACGACGAGGCCTACACGTTCCTCGACGACGCCCTCGCCGCACTCCGCCCGGGCGGCGTCGTCCACTACCACGAGGCGACGCCCGAACCGCGGCTCTGGGACCGGCCGATCGAGCGACTCGAACGGGCGGCCGAGGACGCCGACCGGGACCTCACGGTGCTCGATCGCCGCCGGGTCAAGAGTCACAGCGCCGGCGTGGATCACGTCGTCGTCGACGCCCGGTTCGGGTAG
- a CDS encoding 60S ribosomal export protein NMD3, with product MSESRAFCPRCGDPVPDRSASDADGDPEAERAGGHATDPLRPGTEVELCDECYFEDFDFVDAPDRIDVRVCAQCGAVYRGNRWVDVGAEDYTDIAIEEVSESLGVHVDVDDVAWQVEPEQVDENTIRMHAYFTGVVRGTPVEEQVTVPVRIARQTCTRCGRIAGDYYASIVQIRADDRTPTSEEMDRAKEIANAVVADMEATGDRNAFVTEMGEVDDGLNIKVSTNKIGKKIANKMVEEFGGTVNDAETLVTEDEDGNEVYRVTFAVRLPPYTPGDVIDLADDEGGPVLVRSAHGNLKGIRVTTGDRYEADYEEGAAPDARKLGERDDAVETTVVTVEDEHAVQVLDPDTYRAETVSRPNYFDPDAETVPVLKSRAGLHILPDPDPDTGDDADESERYDPYANGESDD from the coding sequence ATGAGCGAGTCGCGTGCGTTCTGTCCCCGGTGTGGGGACCCGGTGCCCGATCGATCGGCCAGCGACGCGGACGGCGATCCCGAGGCCGAACGTGCCGGCGGGCACGCTACCGATCCGCTCCGTCCCGGCACCGAGGTCGAACTCTGCGACGAGTGCTACTTCGAGGACTTCGACTTCGTGGACGCGCCGGACCGGATCGACGTCCGGGTCTGTGCCCAGTGTGGCGCGGTCTACCGCGGGAACCGGTGGGTGGACGTCGGCGCGGAGGATTACACCGACATCGCGATCGAGGAGGTCAGCGAGTCGCTCGGCGTCCACGTCGACGTCGACGACGTCGCCTGGCAGGTCGAACCCGAACAGGTCGACGAGAACACGATTCGGATGCACGCCTACTTCACCGGGGTCGTGCGGGGGACGCCGGTCGAAGAGCAGGTGACGGTCCCGGTCAGGATCGCCCGCCAGACCTGCACCCGGTGCGGCCGGATCGCCGGCGACTACTACGCCAGCATCGTCCAGATCCGCGCCGACGATCGGACGCCGACGAGCGAGGAGATGGACCGGGCGAAAGAGATCGCGAACGCTGTCGTCGCCGACATGGAGGCCACCGGCGATCGGAACGCCTTCGTCACCGAGATGGGCGAGGTCGACGACGGGCTGAACATCAAGGTCTCGACCAACAAGATCGGGAAGAAGATCGCGAACAAGATGGTCGAGGAGTTCGGCGGCACCGTGAACGACGCGGAGACTCTCGTCACGGAGGACGAGGACGGCAACGAGGTTTACCGGGTGACCTTCGCCGTCCGCCTGCCGCCGTACACCCCCGGCGACGTGATCGACCTCGCCGACGACGAGGGCGGCCCCGTCCTCGTCCGGAGCGCCCACGGGAACCTCAAGGGGATCCGGGTGACGACCGGCGATCGGTACGAAGCCGACTACGAGGAGGGCGCGGCCCCCGACGCGCGGAAACTCGGCGAGCGCGACGACGCCGTCGAGACGACGGTCGTCACCGTCGAGGACGAACACGCAGTCCAGGTCCTCGACCCCGATACCTACCGGGCGGAGACCGTCTCCCGACCCAACTACTTCGATCCCGACGCCGAGACGGTTCCCGTGCTGAAGAGCCGTGCCGGCCTCCACATCCTCCCCGATCCCGATCCGGACACGGGCGACGACGCCGACGAATCGGAACGGTACGATCCATACGCGAACGGCGAGAGCGATGACTGA